The Lysobacter sp. genome includes a window with the following:
- the dusA gene encoding tRNA dihydrouridine(20/20a) synthase DusA produces the protein MPVHSATIASGRLRLSVAPMMDWTDTHCRNFHRLLAPHARLYTEMVHANAVIHGDRSKLLAKDDRQHPVALQLGGSEPALLAQAARIGAEHGFDEINLNCGCPSDRVQAGRFGACLMREPALVADCVAAMIDAAPSTPITVKCRLGVDDDHEWARFLDFVDTIASAGCGMFVVHARNAWLKGLSPKENREVPPLRYDWAYRLKRERPQLQVVVNGGIADFAEAGAHLDHADGAMLGRAAYHDPYLLHRLDAAWFDDTAHTRGDLLRAWRPYVEDQLSRGIALKHMTRHILGLFHGERGGRAFRQILSEGAHRPCAQWALIEQALAVTAAPQDRAA, from the coding sequence ATGCCTGTCCATTCCGCCACCATCGCCTCAGGGCGGCTCCGTCTGTCCGTCGCGCCGATGATGGACTGGACCGACACGCACTGCCGGAATTTCCATCGCCTGCTGGCGCCGCATGCGCGGCTCTACACGGAAATGGTGCATGCGAACGCAGTGATCCACGGCGACCGGTCGAAGCTGCTGGCGAAAGACGACCGCCAGCATCCGGTCGCATTGCAGCTTGGCGGCAGCGAGCCAGCGCTCTTGGCGCAGGCCGCGCGGATCGGTGCGGAGCACGGCTTCGACGAGATCAACCTCAACTGCGGCTGTCCGTCGGACCGCGTGCAGGCCGGGCGTTTCGGCGCCTGCCTGATGCGCGAACCGGCGCTGGTCGCCGACTGCGTGGCCGCCATGATCGACGCCGCGCCGTCCACGCCGATCACGGTGAAATGCCGGCTCGGCGTGGACGACGATCACGAGTGGGCGCGCTTTCTCGATTTCGTCGACACGATTGCATCCGCAGGTTGCGGCATGTTCGTGGTCCATGCGCGCAACGCCTGGCTGAAAGGGCTGTCGCCGAAGGAGAACCGCGAAGTGCCGCCGCTGCGCTACGACTGGGCCTATCGACTCAAGCGCGAACGCCCGCAGTTGCAGGTGGTCGTCAATGGCGGCATCGCCGACTTCGCCGAAGCCGGCGCGCATCTGGATCACGCCGATGGCGCGATGCTCGGCCGCGCGGCGTATCACGATCCGTATCTGCTGCATCGGTTGGATGCCGCCTGGTTCGATGACACGGCCCACACCCGCGGCGACCTGCTGCGCGCCTGGCGCCCGTATGTCGAAGACCAGCTCTCGCGCGGTATCGCCCTGAAGCACATGACCCGCCACATCCTTGGTCTGTTCCACGGCGAGCGCGGTGGCCGTGCGTTCCGGCAGATCCTCAGCGAGGGTGCGCATCGTCCCTGCGCGCAGTGGGCGCTGATCGAACAGGCGCTGGCGGTGACCGCCGCGCCGCAGGATCGGGCGGCGTGA
- a CDS encoding PepSY domain-containing protein, whose amino-acid sequence MSLSRRLPPLTVLAVALASAALPAAAQQGRGPRGERPPPEPTRSQRDDSVSDAVRRIERSNRGQVLSAERMQYDGRDVTRIKVVDDAGRVRIYMDDAQPNPDPRRQVPRNGDNPSRQHKED is encoded by the coding sequence ATGTCGCTGTCCCGCCGCCTCCCGCCGCTGACCGTTCTGGCCGTCGCTCTGGCCAGCGCCGCCCTGCCGGCGGCTGCCCAGCAAGGTCGCGGCCCGCGCGGCGAACGCCCGCCGCCGGAGCCGACTCGTTCCCAGCGCGACGACAGTGTGTCCGATGCCGTCCGCAGGATCGAACGCTCCAACCGCGGCCAGGTGCTGAGCGCCGAGCGCATGCAGTACGACGGCCGCGACGTCACCCGCATCAAAGTGGTCGACGACGCGGGCCGCGTCCGGATCTACATGGACGACGCCCAGCCGAACCCCGACCCGCGCCGGCAAGTGCCGCGCAACGGCGACAACCCGTCTCGCCAACACAAAGAAGATTGA
- a CDS encoding amidinotransferase, whose product MLTRDTAAFLARARICPPDFGPATAKAAFLVAPDGFGLAAESASDNRYMAEAAAFDAARASAQHRELQRALSAELPVICFAGDPTTPDAVFPNNVFATAPGRSIIGRMRHPVRQREAARSDIRRFFADTLGYDEIDLSTQPHACELTGALVIDRARGLGYCGLSERCDEAGARRMHEAFGLRATLMFDLAPGEYHTNVVLAVLAGRAALICADGFADPAVVETIAAGYAPHAIRLTPDERASFAGNAIALAPETVWMSATAAQTLSATTRAALAAAGFDVRSVALDAIEAAGGSLRCCVGELY is encoded by the coding sequence ATGCTGACCCGCGACACCGCCGCGTTCCTTGCCCGCGCACGCATCTGCCCACCCGACTTCGGCCCGGCCACGGCCAAGGCCGCGTTTCTGGTCGCGCCGGACGGCTTCGGGCTGGCGGCGGAATCGGCAAGCGACAACCGCTACATGGCCGAAGCTGCCGCATTCGACGCCGCACGCGCGTCCGCCCAGCATCGCGAACTGCAGCGCGCGCTTTCGGCCGAGCTGCCGGTGATCTGCTTCGCTGGCGATCCGACGACGCCCGATGCCGTGTTTCCCAACAATGTCTTCGCGACCGCGCCGGGGCGTTCGATCATCGGCCGCATGCGCCATCCGGTGCGCCAGCGCGAAGCCGCGCGGTCCGACATCCGCCGCTTTTTCGCCGACACGCTCGGCTACGACGAAATCGATCTGTCCACGCAACCGCACGCATGCGAACTGACCGGCGCGCTGGTGATCGACCGTGCCCGTGGCCTGGGCTACTGCGGCCTGTCGGAGCGCTGCGACGAGGCCGGCGCCCGGCGGATGCACGAGGCGTTCGGTCTGCGCGCGACGCTGATGTTCGATCTCGCCCCGGGCGAATATCACACCAACGTGGTGCTGGCGGTGCTGGCCGGGCGGGCAGCGCTGATCTGCGCCGACGGTTTCGCGGACCCGGCGGTCGTCGAAACCATCGCCGCCGGCTACGCCCCGCACGCGATCAGGCTGACGCCGGACGAGCGCGCCTCCTTCGCCGGCAATGCGATCGCATTGGCCCCCGAGACGGTCTGGATGAGCGCCACCGCCGCGCAAACGCTGTCTGCGACGACCCGGGCGGCGCTGGCGGCGGCCGGCTTCGACGTGCGCAGCGTGGCCCTGGATGCCATCGAAGCCGCTGGCGGTTCGTTGCGCTGCTGTGTCGGAGAACTCTACTGA
- a CDS encoding 2-oxoglutarate-dependent dioxygenase — MVNADYRNITRWLVEQIRAGQSTHALLQSMSQQGWRRDIAMGLIAQAMGERSGAADASPEAVAPPLQPAASGATTMPGPAIEGSPISLDAGDRRVSVLMTLPEPRVVLFGDVLSKNECDRLVEVARPRMQRSLTTDLKTGDNKLDVVRTSRGMFFNRGENPLIAAIEARIARLLAWPVEKGEHLQVLHYRPGDCYEPHYDYFDPAGDAAPALIARGGQRVATLLIYLREPEAGGETIFPETGLRISPKRGCALFFSYDRPHPSTKTLHGGAPVIAGEKWVATKWLREGVFQ, encoded by the coding sequence ATGGTCAACGCCGATTATCGAAATATCACCCGATGGCTCGTCGAACAGATCCGTGCCGGCCAGTCCACGCACGCGCTGCTGCAGTCGATGTCGCAACAGGGCTGGCGGCGCGATATCGCGATGGGATTGATCGCGCAGGCGATGGGCGAGCGTTCGGGTGCGGCCGATGCGTCGCCGGAAGCGGTTGCGCCACCGCTTCAGCCCGCTGCAAGTGGCGCGACGACGATGCCGGGGCCCGCGATCGAAGGGTCACCGATCTCGCTGGATGCGGGCGACCGCAGGGTGTCGGTGCTCATGACCTTGCCGGAGCCGAGGGTCGTGCTGTTCGGCGATGTCCTCAGCAAGAACGAATGCGACCGCCTGGTGGAGGTCGCGCGCCCGCGCATGCAGCGTTCGCTCACCACCGATCTGAAGACCGGCGACAACAAACTGGATGTCGTGCGCACCAGTCGCGGCATGTTCTTCAATCGCGGCGAGAATCCGCTGATCGCCGCGATCGAAGCGCGCATCGCCCGCCTGCTGGCGTGGCCGGTCGAGAAAGGCGAGCACCTGCAGGTGCTGCACTACCGCCCCGGCGACTGTTACGAACCGCATTACGATTATTTCGATCCCGCGGGCGACGCCGCGCCGGCGCTGATCGCGCGCGGCGGACAGCGCGTCGCGACGCTGTTGATCTATCTGCGCGAACCCGAGGCCGGCGGGGAAACGATCTTCCCGGAGACGGGGCTGCGCATCTCGCCCAAGCGCGGCTGCGCGCTGTTCTTCAGCTACGACCGCCCGCATCCATCGACCAAAACCCTGCACGGCGGCGCGCCGGTGATCGCCGGCGAGAAATGGGTGGCGACCAAGTGGCTGCGCGAGGGTGTGTTCCAGTAG
- a CDS encoding two-component sensor histidine kinase: MATRERLYHWRPRSLQTRQLLAASLGLIAFLALAGYALDRAFLNTAENILRGRLRDYALDFARETEFSRGGDLVPPYDDKLPDPRLKRPGSGLYAQIVLPFVLWDSDSARGPQLPPVRMLKAGQERFEGPLEYMKSNGETSQAYRFGYGLVWPGDDLSDEVPHTIYILEDTARLQNQLTVFRRALWGYLGGVGVFLLLLQVLVLRWSLLPLRRVIDELKRVQRGIAHRMGERHPRELEPLTESINAFIESERENLERQRNILADLAHSLKTPLAVLRSRMDSGTDGPELRAELDDQLKRMNDLVGYQLSRAASGGHKLFAAPLAIESNAEEIVSGLEKVYAAKGVFCEFEIDAEARFYGEKGDLQELLGNLLENAFKWARARVLLTAKAGGTAPNRRPGLLLVVEDDGPGIPEEKIALVLQRGVRGDERVQGHGIGLAIVQDIVRSYRGELEVGVSEELGGARFEVTLPPGL, from the coding sequence ATGGCCACGCGTGAACGCCTCTATCACTGGCGCCCGCGCTCGCTGCAGACGCGACAGCTGCTGGCCGCCAGCCTCGGACTGATCGCGTTTCTCGCCCTGGCCGGCTACGCCCTGGACCGCGCGTTCCTCAACACCGCCGAGAACATCCTGCGCGGTCGGCTGCGCGACTACGCGCTCGATTTCGCCCGCGAAACCGAATTCAGCCGCGGCGGCGACCTGGTGCCGCCATACGACGACAAACTGCCCGATCCGCGCCTGAAACGCCCGGGCAGCGGCCTGTACGCGCAGATCGTGCTGCCGTTCGTGCTGTGGGATTCCGATTCGGCGCGCGGGCCGCAGCTGCCGCCGGTGCGCATGCTCAAAGCCGGGCAGGAGCGGTTCGAAGGCCCGTTGGAATACATGAAGTCGAACGGCGAAACCAGCCAGGCGTACCGGTTCGGTTACGGCCTGGTGTGGCCGGGCGACGATCTGTCCGACGAGGTCCCGCACACCATTTACATCCTGGAGGACACCGCGCGGCTGCAGAACCAGTTGACGGTGTTCCGGCGCGCGCTGTGGGGTTATCTGGGTGGCGTCGGCGTGTTTCTGCTGCTGCTGCAGGTGCTGGTGTTGCGCTGGAGCCTGTTGCCGCTGCGACGCGTGATCGATGAGCTCAAGCGTGTGCAGCGCGGCATCGCGCACCGGATGGGCGAACGCCATCCGCGCGAGCTCGAACCCCTGACCGAAAGCATCAACGCCTTCATCGAGAGCGAGCGCGAGAACCTCGAACGTCAGCGCAATATCCTCGCCGACCTCGCGCACAGCCTGAAAACCCCGCTCGCGGTGCTGCGCAGCCGGATGGACAGCGGCACCGATGGGCCCGAGCTGCGGGCCGAACTCGATGACCAGCTCAAACGCATGAACGATCTGGTCGGTTACCAGTTGAGTCGGGCGGCCTCGGGCGGCCACAAACTGTTCGCGGCGCCGCTTGCGATCGAAAGCAACGCAGAGGAAATCGTGAGCGGACTGGAAAAAGTCTACGCAGCGAAAGGCGTGTTCTGCGAATTCGAGATCGACGCGGAGGCGCGCTTCTACGGCGAAAAGGGCGACCTGCAGGAATTGCTCGGCAATCTGCTGGAGAACGCGTTCAAATGGGCGCGTGCACGGGTATTGCTCACTGCGAAAGCCGGCGGCACCGCACCCAACCGCCGCCCCGGCCTGCTGCTGGTGGTGGAAGACGACGGCCCCGGCATCCCGGAGGAAAAGATCGCCCTGGTGTTGCAGCGCGGCGTGCGCGGCGACGAGCGCGTGCAGGGTCACGGTATCGGCCTGGCGATCGTGCAGGACATCGTGCGCAGCTATCGCGGCGAGCTGGAGGTCGGCGTGTCGGAAGAACTCGGCGGCGCACGCTTCGAGGTCACGCTGCCGCCTGGGCTGTAG
- a CDS encoding RNA-binding transcriptional accessory protein — protein sequence MPNTAAPSSESPAGIAAPVRSAAAIAAVIAQTIADEIAAKPAQVRAAIELLDGGATVPFIARYRKEVTEGLDDTQLRDLEARLSYLREMEDRRDAILASIAEQGKLTKPLLDDLLAADSKSRLEDLYLPYKPKRRTKAQIAREAGLEPLADAILADPSVAPDERAKTFIDADKGVADAAAALEGARAILIERFGEDAALVGELRSWLQARGVLRAKVVAGKEHEGAKYRDYFDHSESLENIPSHRMLALLRGRREDMLSVDLEPTTDVEQGHAYAEGRVALAAGIAAQGRPADKWLLDTCRLAWRARLLMNLSLDLIGSAREKAENEAIAVFGDNLKDLLLAAPAGPRAVLGLDPGLRTGVKVAVVDATGKLVATDTIYPHEPKRQWDGSIAVLKRICEEHRVELIAIGNGTASRETDKLAGELMAKSPALELTKVVVSEAGASVYSASERAAREFPDLDVSLRGAVSIARRLQDPLAELVKIEPKAIGVGQYQHDVNPYALARALDAKVEDCVNAVGVYVNTASSALLARVAGLSAAVAENIVVYRDQHGAFASRRELLKVPRLGEKTFEQCAGFLRIAGGDQPLDASAVHPEAYPVVERIVKACGRPIAQLIGDTATLRNLKLEQFTDDRFGLPTVRDIVGELEKPGRDPRPAFKAARFADGIERIGDLQPGMVLEGVVTNVAAFGAFVDIGVHQDGLVHISALSDKFVKDPRSVVKVGDVVKVKVMEVDAPRKRIALTCRLDDVPGEARGGKREQAADGDTARKNGRNDARNGGSGAQKPRPGNASPPANTAMADALRGLKR from the coding sequence ATGCCCAACACCGCAGCACCGTCTTCCGAGTCGCCCGCCGGCATCGCCGCGCCCGTACGTTCCGCCGCAGCCATCGCAGCCGTCATCGCCCAGACCATCGCCGACGAAATCGCTGCGAAACCGGCGCAGGTGCGCGCAGCGATCGAGCTGCTGGACGGCGGCGCGACCGTGCCGTTCATCGCGCGCTACCGCAAGGAAGTCACCGAGGGTTTGGACGACACCCAACTGCGCGATCTCGAAGCGCGGCTGTCGTATCTTCGCGAAATGGAAGACCGCCGCGACGCGATCCTCGCGTCGATCGCGGAGCAGGGGAAACTGACGAAGCCGCTGCTGGACGATCTGCTCGCCGCCGACAGCAAATCGCGGCTGGAAGATCTGTATCTGCCGTACAAACCGAAGCGCCGCACTAAGGCGCAGATCGCGCGCGAGGCCGGCTTGGAACCACTGGCCGACGCGATCCTTGCCGATCCCTCGGTCGCGCCAGACGAACGCGCGAAAACCTTCATCGATGCCGACAAGGGCGTGGCCGATGCCGCTGCCGCGCTGGAAGGCGCGCGCGCGATCCTGATCGAGCGCTTCGGCGAAGACGCCGCGCTGGTCGGCGAGCTGCGCAGCTGGCTGCAGGCCAGGGGCGTGCTGCGCGCGAAAGTCGTCGCCGGAAAAGAGCACGAAGGCGCGAAATACCGCGACTATTTCGATCACAGCGAATCGCTGGAGAACATTCCCTCGCACCGCATGCTGGCGCTGCTGCGCGGCCGGCGCGAGGACATGCTGTCGGTGGATCTCGAACCGACGACCGATGTCGAACAGGGCCATGCGTATGCGGAAGGCCGCGTCGCGCTCGCGGCCGGCATCGCTGCGCAGGGCCGCCCCGCCGACAAATGGCTGCTCGATACCTGCCGCCTGGCGTGGCGGGCGCGACTGCTGATGAATCTTTCCCTCGACCTGATCGGCAGCGCGCGCGAGAAAGCGGAAAACGAGGCGATCGCGGTATTCGGCGACAACCTCAAGGATCTGCTGCTCGCCGCACCGGCCGGCCCGCGCGCCGTGTTGGGTCTCGATCCCGGTCTGCGCACCGGCGTGAAGGTCGCGGTGGTCGATGCCACCGGCAAACTGGTCGCCACCGATACGATCTATCCGCACGAACCGAAACGGCAGTGGGACGGCTCGATCGCGGTGCTGAAGCGGATCTGCGAAGAGCACAGGGTCGAGTTGATCGCGATCGGCAACGGCACCGCCTCGCGCGAGACCGACAAGCTCGCGGGCGAACTGATGGCGAAGTCTCCGGCGCTCGAGCTCACGAAGGTCGTGGTCAGCGAGGCCGGCGCATCGGTGTATTCGGCGTCGGAGCGTGCTGCACGCGAATTTCCGGATCTCGATGTCAGCCTGCGCGGCGCCGTATCCATCGCGCGTCGTCTGCAGGATCCGCTCGCGGAGCTGGTGAAGATCGAACCGAAGGCGATCGGCGTCGGCCAGTACCAGCACGACGTGAATCCGTATGCGCTGGCGCGCGCGCTCGATGCGAAGGTCGAGGACTGCGTCAACGCGGTCGGCGTGTACGTCAACACCGCGTCGTCGGCGCTGCTGGCGCGCGTCGCGGGTCTCAGCGCGGCGGTGGCCGAGAACATCGTCGTCTACCGCGACCAGCACGGCGCATTCGCATCGCGTCGCGAGTTGTTGAAAGTGCCGCGCCTCGGCGAGAAGACCTTCGAGCAGTGCGCGGGTTTCCTGCGCATCGCCGGCGGCGACCAGCCGCTGGACGCATCGGCCGTGCATCCGGAAGCCTATCCGGTGGTCGAGCGCATCGTGAAAGCCTGCGGACGCCCCATCGCGCAGTTGATCGGCGATACCGCGACGCTGCGCAACCTGAAGCTGGAGCAATTCACCGACGACCGCTTCGGTCTGCCCACGGTGCGCGACATCGTCGGCGAACTGGAAAAACCCGGCCGCGACCCGCGACCCGCGTTCAAGGCCGCGCGCTTCGCCGACGGCATCGAGCGCATCGGCGATCTGCAGCCGGGCATGGTGCTGGAGGGCGTGGTCACCAACGTCGCCGCGTTCGGCGCGTTCGTCGATATCGGCGTGCACCAGGACGGTCTGGTCCATATCTCCGCGTTGTCCGACAAGTTCGTCAAGGACCCGCGCAGCGTGGTCAAGGTCGGCGACGTCGTGAAAGTGAAAGTGATGGAAGTGGATGCCCCGCGCAAACGCATCGCCCTGACCTGCCGTCTCGACGATGTACCGGGCGAAGCGCGCGGCGGCAAGCGCGAGCAGGCGGCCGACGGCGACACCGCCCGCAAGAACGGACGCAACGATGCGCGCAATGGGGGCAGCGGCGCGCAGAAGCCGCGTCCCGGCAATGCATCGCCTCCCGCCAACACCGCGATGGCGGATGCGCTGCGGGGGCTCAAACGCTGA
- a CDS encoding response regulator transcription factor yields the protein MRILLVEDEAPLRETLAARLKREGYAVDTAQDGEEGLYMGREVPFDIGIIDLGLPKMSGMELIQALRAEGKQFPVLILTARSSWQDKVEGLKQGADDYLVKPFHVEELLARINALVRRAAGWSKPALECGPVTLDLAAQTVSVNGSNVDLTSYEYKVLEYLMMHAGELVSKADLTEHIYQQDFDRDSNVLEVFIGRLRKKLDPDGALKPIETVRGRGYRFAIARTGDA from the coding sequence ATGCGAATCCTTCTGGTCGAAGACGAAGCCCCCCTCCGCGAGACCCTGGCCGCGCGGCTGAAACGCGAAGGCTACGCGGTCGATACCGCCCAGGACGGCGAGGAAGGCCTGTACATGGGCCGCGAGGTGCCGTTCGACATCGGCATCATCGACCTCGGCCTGCCGAAGATGTCTGGCATGGAGTTGATCCAGGCCCTGCGCGCCGAAGGCAAACAGTTCCCGGTGCTGATCCTCACCGCCCGCTCCAGCTGGCAGGACAAGGTCGAAGGCCTCAAACAGGGCGCCGACGACTATCTGGTCAAACCCTTCCACGTCGAAGAACTGCTCGCCCGCATCAACGCCTTGGTGCGCCGCGCCGCAGGCTGGAGCAAACCGGCGCTCGAATGCGGGCCGGTCACCCTCGACCTCGCCGCGCAGACCGTCAGCGTCAACGGCAGCAATGTCGACCTGACCAGCTACGAATACAAAGTGCTCGAATATCTGATGATGCATGCGGGCGAGCTGGTATCGAAGGCCGACCTCACCGAGCACATCTACCAGCAGGATTTCGATCGCGACTCCAACGTGCTGGAAGTCTTCATCGGCCGACTGCGCAAGAAACTGGACCCCGATGGCGCGCTCAAGCCGATCGAGACCGTGCGCGGTCGTGGCTACCGTTTCGCGATCGCGCGTACCGGCGACGCTTGA
- a CDS encoding DUF2026 family protein, whose product MDHTPLIRIKDYERIHDIAHAVLKGQQSIPHKSCLFFSMAGAYILSTRLKIEARPVAGAAFYCVSKSTDKSDILSFAKVKKDDGTMAVDSDEDSFHCWVESEDWIIDFTAPLFNFSAQEAGFESPVPRRMFQKKKVEMNDSPNLERAGDFFLLPNQHLTNELLEKNLIRNDVRDLLDICSQWFMPADRKMRQELKIGSSDGKITQMRIVPASLNSKW is encoded by the coding sequence ATGGACCACACCCCACTCATCAGAATCAAAGACTACGAACGCATCCACGACATAGCTCATGCGGTGCTGAAAGGGCAACAATCCATACCGCACAAATCGTGCTTGTTTTTCAGCATGGCTGGCGCCTACATTCTTAGCACAAGGCTTAAAATCGAAGCTCGACCTGTTGCCGGAGCCGCATTCTATTGCGTAAGCAAATCGACTGATAAAAGCGACATCCTTTCATTTGCCAAAGTCAAAAAAGACGATGGCACGATGGCAGTTGATAGCGACGAGGACTCTTTTCATTGTTGGGTGGAGTCGGAAGACTGGATCATCGACTTCACGGCACCTCTTTTCAATTTCTCAGCTCAAGAGGCTGGATTTGAATCGCCCGTGCCGAGGAGGATGTTCCAGAAGAAAAAAGTCGAAATGAATGACAGCCCCAATCTTGAAAGAGCCGGCGATTTTTTCCTGCTCCCCAACCAACACTTAACGAACGAACTTTTAGAAAAAAACCTCATAAGAAACGATGTCAGAGATCTTTTGGATATCTGCAGCCAATGGTTCATGCCTGCAGATAGAAAGATGCGTCAAGAACTGAAAATTGGCAGCAGTGACGGCAAAATTACCCAAATGCGGATAGTCCCTGCATCACTGAACAGCAAGTGGTAA